One stretch of Bacteroidia bacterium DNA includes these proteins:
- a CDS encoding GH3 auxin-responsive promoter family protein produces MKIIGKLLNKSKIISTALLLNRVNAIISQRRTLKKMLLKAKNTQFGKHYHFSEILEEKDVYKSFSQRVPLSNYSTMFPWWQRAYNNEENVTWPGKIEYFALSSGTSEGASKYIPVSEDMLKSIKKGSVRQILNIAFTDLPKDFLAKHYLMIGGSTDLNYNGYVYSGDLSGITTQNVPIWFERFSKPSMEIRSTKDWHEKIERITAEAKNWDVVMIAGVPAWIQLLIENIVKTYNLNNIHDIWPNFSVYVHGGVDITPYKKGLNALLGQPIMYFETYLASEGFIAFQQKISAKGMKLIFRNEMFYEFIPFDRNNFNDSGELVDNPQVLSLSEVTENKEYAIIITTCAGAWRYMIGDVVKFVDVENCEIKITGRTKHFLSMCGEHLSVDNMTRAIEIVSNKLDVNFVEFTVKGVPYGNLFAHQWYIGTNGCDVDEAQVTALLDNTLKELNDDYATERMHALKNIMVKLVPNQLFLQWMDKQGKTGSQNKFPRVLSDEKYQVWVEFVQESLNVKI; encoded by the coding sequence ATGAAAATCATTGGAAAGTTATTAAATAAGAGCAAAATAATTTCTACCGCATTGCTATTAAATAGGGTGAATGCAATAATCTCTCAGAGGCGAACATTAAAGAAGATGCTGTTGAAAGCCAAGAATACCCAATTTGGCAAACATTATCATTTTAGTGAAATATTAGAGGAGAAGGATGTTTACAAATCGTTTTCGCAGCGTGTACCGCTATCTAATTATTCTACAATGTTTCCTTGGTGGCAGCGAGCATATAACAATGAAGAAAATGTAACTTGGCCCGGCAAAATCGAATATTTTGCATTAAGTTCCGGTACTTCCGAAGGAGCCAGTAAGTATATTCCAGTGAGTGAGGATATGCTCAAATCTATTAAGAAAGGAAGTGTAAGACAGATTCTTAATATTGCTTTTACAGACCTGCCAAAAGACTTTCTTGCAAAACATTATCTGATGATTGGTGGTAGTACTGATTTGAATTATAATGGATATGTCTATTCGGGTGATTTAAGCGGCATTACAACCCAAAATGTTCCTATTTGGTTTGAAAGATTTTCAAAGCCGAGTATGGAAATCAGAAGTACCAAAGATTGGCATGAAAAGATTGAAAGAATAACAGCTGAAGCAAAGAATTGGGATGTAGTGATGATTGCGGGAGTTCCGGCTTGGATTCAATTGCTAATAGAAAATATTGTCAAAACCTATAATCTCAACAATATTCATGATATTTGGCCAAATTTCTCTGTGTATGTTCACGGAGGTGTGGATATTACACCCTACAAGAAAGGACTTAACGCATTATTAGGTCAGCCTATTATGTATTTTGAAACATATTTGGCTTCAGAAGGGTTTATTGCATTTCAACAAAAGATTAGCGCGAAAGGAATGAAGTTAATCTTTCGCAATGAAATGTTTTATGAGTTTATCCCTTTTGACAGAAACAATTTTAATGATTCCGGAGAGTTAGTTGACAATCCGCAAGTGTTGTCTTTGTCAGAAGTAACAGAGAATAAAGAATATGCCATCATTATTACTACTTGTGCAGGTGCATGGCGATATATGATTGGCGATGTAGTGAAATTTGTTGATGTTGAAAATTGTGAAATCAAAATTACCGGAAGAACCAAGCACTTTTTAAGTATGTGCGGGGAACACTTGTCGGTGGATAATATGACGAGAGCTATTGAAATTGTTTCTAATAAGTTGGATGTGAATTTTGTAGAGTTCACTGTTAAAGGTGTGCCTTATGGAAATTTATTCGCTCATCAATGGTATATTGGCACTAATGGTTGCGATGTAGATGAAGCGCAGGTTACAGCATTGTTAGATAACACGCTAAAAGAATTAAATGATGATTATGCTACTGAAAGGATGCATGCATTAAAGAATATTATGGTCAAATTAGTGCCCAATCAACTGTTTCTACAATGGATGGATAAACAAGGAAAGACGGGTTCTCAAAATAAGTTTCCGCGTGTACTCTCTGATGAGAAATATCAAGTTTGGGTTGAGTTTGTTCAAGAATCTCTTAATGTCAAAATATAA
- a CDS encoding peptidylprolyl isomerase: MNNNKEVALKEGMYAKIQTNKGDILLELEFQKVPMTVANFVGLAEGTIKNNSFAVGQAFYDGLKFHRVIANFMIQGGDPQGTGAGGPGYSFADEFDDNLKHVGPGVLSMANAGPGTNGSQFFITHVATPWLDGKHSVFGHVVEGQEVVNAIQQGDVMQHISIVRIGAEAEKFNAAAVFEYEQQHAAEKLAKKEEERKKKESEVLAKITKGAKTTASGLKYVIKKQGKGATAKAGQTITCHYTLTLPDGRKLDSSFDRNEPFKFQVGVGQVIKGWDEGMMLLNPGTEAVLIIPSELGYGAAGAGGVVPPNATLIFEVKVISIE; this comes from the coding sequence ATGAATAACAATAAAGAAGTAGCCCTCAAAGAAGGGATGTATGCAAAAATCCAAACCAATAAAGGTGATATTTTGCTGGAATTAGAATTCCAAAAAGTGCCAATGACTGTAGCGAATTTTGTTGGTTTAGCAGAAGGTACTATTAAGAACAACAGCTTTGCAGTTGGACAAGCGTTCTATGATGGGCTTAAATTTCACCGTGTAATCGCCAACTTTATGATTCAAGGAGGCGACCCTCAAGGAACAGGTGCAGGTGGTCCCGGATATAGTTTTGCAGACGAATTTGACGACAACTTAAAGCATGTAGGGCCCGGAGTTCTCTCTATGGCAAATGCCGGTCCCGGCACGAACGGAAGTCAATTCTTTATTACACACGTTGCAACACCTTGGCTCGATGGAAAACATTCTGTTTTTGGTCACGTGGTTGAAGGACAAGAAGTAGTCAATGCAATTCAACAAGGAGATGTTATGCAACATATTTCTATTGTTAGAATCGGTGCAGAAGCAGAGAAATTTAATGCTGCTGCTGTGTTTGAATATGAACAGCAACACGCTGCCGAAAAACTTGCAAAGAAAGAAGAAGAAAGAAAAAAGAAAGAATCCGAAGTGTTAGCTAAAATAACCAAAGGAGCAAAAACCACAGCCAGCGGATTGAAATATGTTATTAAAAAACAAGGTAAAGGTGCTACCGCAAAAGCAGGTCAAACCATTACTTGTCATTATACGCTAACACTCCCTGATGGAAGAAAATTAGATTCATCGTTCGATAGAAATGAACCTTTCAAATTCCAAGTGGGTGTTGGACAAGTAATCAAAGGATGGGATGAAGGAATGATGTTATTAAATCCCGGAACTGAGGCTGTTTTGATAATTCCTTCTGAATTAGGATATGGTGCTGCAGGTGCCGGTGGGGTTGTTCCTCCTAATGCTACTTTGATTTTTGAAGTCAAAGTTATCAGTATTGAATAA
- a CDS encoding NAD(P)/FAD-dependent oxidoreductase, which yields MSLPPLKGNQKRVIIVGAGFAGLKLAELLPIDLFQVILIDKNNYHQFQPLLYQVATSGLEPSNICFPLRKVFQNKWNVYMRFTEVTGVNQEAKTIDTGIGTIPYDYLILAYGAVTNFFNNEMVEKNSYSMKSVSEALLLRNTLLQNYEKALSAQSDEERDELLNVVIVGGGPTGVELAGAISEMRNKILPKDYSEINFREMKVYLIEAGPKLLGAMSDKSGNTVQDYLEHLGVSVIKGNAVKNFDGRIVELADGTSLHSNTLIWAAGVKGSKLKGLSDEMYSRSTRLLVDEYSAVKGTDGIYAIGDIAQMETKEYPKGHPQVAQVALQQAACLAKNMVNPFKGKSKIPFQYKDKGSLATVGRNKAVADIKKLKLRGFIAWFVWMAVHLISIIGVKNKFFVVTNWVWQYFTYDPSLRLIIRAKYRKP from the coding sequence ATGAGTTTACCTCCTTTAAAAGGCAATCAAAAGCGAGTTATCATAGTAGGAGCAGGATTTGCAGGACTCAAACTCGCAGAACTATTGCCAATAGACCTTTTTCAAGTAATATTAATAGATAAAAACAATTACCATCAATTTCAACCCTTGCTATATCAGGTTGCTACATCTGGTTTAGAGCCAAGTAATATATGTTTCCCTTTGAGAAAAGTGTTTCAAAATAAATGGAATGTATATATGCGGTTCACAGAGGTAACCGGTGTAAACCAAGAAGCAAAGACAATTGATACCGGTATAGGTACAATTCCCTATGATTATTTGATTCTGGCTTATGGTGCTGTAACCAATTTCTTTAATAATGAGATGGTAGAGAAAAATTCATACTCCATGAAGTCAGTTTCCGAAGCCCTTTTACTTAGAAATACTTTATTGCAAAATTACGAAAAAGCATTGAGTGCTCAGTCTGATGAAGAAAGAGATGAATTGTTGAATGTGGTGATTGTTGGAGGCGGACCTACAGGGGTGGAATTAGCCGGAGCTATTTCTGAAATGAGAAATAAAATCCTTCCTAAAGATTATTCTGAAATTAACTTTAGAGAAATGAAAGTGTACCTTATCGAAGCAGGACCGAAACTGCTGGGAGCGATGTCTGATAAATCAGGAAATACCGTTCAAGACTATTTAGAACATTTGGGAGTAAGCGTCATAAAAGGCAATGCTGTTAAAAACTTTGATGGACGTATAGTTGAACTTGCGGATGGGACTTCACTTCATAGCAATACATTGATATGGGCTGCAGGTGTTAAGGGTAGTAAATTAAAAGGTCTGTCAGACGAAATGTATTCGCGTAGTACAAGATTATTGGTAGATGAATACAGTGCTGTCAAAGGGACTGATGGCATATATGCTATTGGAGACATTGCCCAAATGGAAACAAAGGAGTATCCTAAAGGACATCCGCAAGTTGCTCAAGTTGCTTTGCAACAAGCTGCATGTCTTGCTAAAAATATGGTGAATCCATTCAAAGGCAAAAGCAAAATACCTTTTCAATACAAAGACAAAGGAAGTCTTGCTACAGTAGGTCGCAACAAAGCAGTGGCAGACATTAAGAAATTGAAATTACGTGGATTTATTGCTTGGTTTGTTTGGATGGCAGTGCACTTAATTTCTATTATTGGTGTAAAAAATAAATTCTTTGTTGTTACCAATTGGGTTTGGCAGTATTTTACTTACGACCCTTCATTACGTTTAATCATCAGAGCCAAGTACAGAAAACCCTAA
- a CDS encoding nucleoside deaminase — translation MEDLFTDEYFMEIALKEAQKAFEEDEVPIGAIVVHGNKIIGKGYNQTERLKDITAHAEMLAITSASHYIGSKYLEECTLYVTLEPCVMCMGALKAARISKIVFATSEPKTGYSIFLPETFSKSIQIECGEKQQEALDILQRFFKQKRI, via the coding sequence ATGGAAGACCTTTTTACTGACGAATATTTTATGGAAATCGCGCTTAAAGAAGCGCAAAAGGCATTTGAAGAAGATGAAGTTCCCATTGGGGCAATTGTTGTGCATGGAAACAAAATCATAGGGAAGGGGTATAACCAGACAGAAAGATTGAAAGATATTACAGCTCATGCAGAAATGTTGGCAATTACATCTGCTTCTCATTATATTGGCAGTAAATACCTTGAAGAATGTACACTCTATGTTACGCTTGAGCCTTGTGTGATGTGCATGGGTGCGTTGAAGGCAGCACGTATTTCTAAAATTGTATTTGCAACATCAGAACCTAAAACAGGGTACTCTATTTTTCTTCCTGAAACATTTTCCAAATCAATTCAAATAGAGTGTGGAGAAAAGCAGCAAGAGGCTTTGGATATATTACAGAGATTCTTTAAACAAAAGAGGATATAA